The Alteriqipengyuania halimionae genome contains a region encoding:
- the murI gene encoding glutamate racemase, with protein MSPTAPILLFDSGVGGLSVLAALRRALPDAPVVYAADNAGFPYGTKSEAQIATRVPALLGRLVERYRPRLVVIACNTASTIALEDVRAALDLPVVGTVPAIKPAAALTKTGVIGLLGTDATVRQAYVDALATDFASDCTLLRHGSAGLVAAAEERLHGGTPDPAVFERVAKAFRDQPDGERMDTVVLACTHFPLVEEELRAAMGDVRFVHGAEGIARRVAYLLKGHSFEREQPDRLVLTETDDRFAALEPALLAYGLEVCETL; from the coding sequence ATGTCGCCGACCGCCCCCATCCTTTTGTTCGATTCCGGTGTCGGCGGACTGTCCGTGCTGGCGGCGCTCCGGCGCGCATTGCCCGATGCCCCGGTGGTCTATGCCGCCGACAATGCGGGCTTTCCCTACGGCACGAAAAGCGAGGCGCAGATCGCCACCCGTGTGCCCGCGCTGCTCGGGCGACTGGTCGAGCGGTATCGCCCGCGCCTCGTGGTGATCGCCTGCAACACCGCCTCTACCATCGCGCTCGAGGATGTGCGCGCCGCGCTCGACCTCCCGGTGGTCGGCACCGTTCCCGCGATCAAACCCGCCGCCGCTCTGACCAAGACCGGCGTGATCGGCCTGCTCGGCACCGATGCGACCGTGCGCCAAGCCTATGTCGACGCGCTGGCGACGGATTTCGCCAGCGATTGCACGCTGCTTCGCCATGGCTCGGCCGGGCTGGTCGCCGCGGCGGAAGAGCGACTGCATGGCGGCACGCCCGATCCGGCGGTGTTCGAACGGGTGGCCAAGGCCTTCCGCGATCAGCCCGACGGCGAACGGATGGACACAGTGGTGCTGGCCTGCACCCATTTCCCGCTGGTGGAGGAAGAACTGCGTGCCGCGATGGGCGATGTGCGCTTCGTCCACGGGGCCGAGGGCATCGCCAGGCGAGTCGCATATCTGCTCAAAGGCCACAGTTTCGAGCGAGAGCAGCCGGATCGCCTCGTTCTGACAGAAACCGACGATCGGTTCGCCGCGCTCGAACCGGCACTTTTGGCTTACGGGTTAGAGGTTTGCGAGACGCTGTAG
- a CDS encoding EF-hand domain-containing protein, whose protein sequence is MPAPMACTCHGEGNRHRTRCLAPRENGTLAKADLRKAFDRMDKDGSGFIESGEASNIRLSKVDGSKSGEKTEQTGRSAVALFDDDQDGRVSYDEFENWFASSLIRAGAVAED, encoded by the coding sequence ATGCCTGCGCCTATGGCTTGCACCTGCCACGGCGAAGGAAATCGCCATCGAACTCGGTGTCTCGCACCACGCGAGAACGGGACACTGGCCAAGGCCGACCTGCGCAAAGCCTTCGACCGGATGGACAAGGATGGATCGGGGTTCATCGAATCCGGTGAAGCCTCCAACATCCGGTTGTCGAAGGTCGATGGCAGCAAATCGGGAGAGAAGACCGAGCAGACCGGTCGCAGCGCCGTCGCGCTGTTCGACGACGACCAGGATGGGCGGGTCAGCTACGACGAGTTCGAGAACTGGTTCGCTTCCTCGCTAATCCGTGCCGGCGCGGTCGCGGAGGACTGA
- the plsY gene encoding glycerol-3-phosphate 1-O-acyltransferase PlsY, producing METLLAALAAYLVGSIPFGLLLTKAAGLGDVRAQGSGNIGATNVLRAGGKKLGAATLVLDLLKGLAGVLIARLVFGEETAPYAAVAAVLGHCFPVWLGFMGGKGVATNAGVSFGLAWPIGLAYALVWIGVLALTRISSLAGMISVVAAAIAAALLGYEAYVPALIVIALIIIWLHRANIGRLLKGEEPRVGSKG from the coding sequence ATGGAAACGTTGCTCGCCGCACTTGCGGCCTACCTCGTTGGCTCGATCCCGTTCGGCCTGCTGCTGACCAAGGCCGCCGGTCTGGGCGATGTCCGCGCTCAGGGATCGGGCAATATCGGGGCCACCAATGTACTGCGCGCCGGGGGCAAGAAACTGGGCGCGGCGACGCTGGTGCTCGACCTCCTCAAGGGGCTCGCCGGGGTGCTGATCGCGCGCCTGGTGTTCGGTGAAGAAACCGCGCCCTATGCCGCCGTTGCCGCGGTGCTGGGCCATTGCTTCCCCGTCTGGCTCGGTTTCATGGGCGGGAAGGGCGTGGCGACCAATGCGGGTGTGAGCTTCGGCCTGGCTTGGCCGATCGGGCTGGCCTACGCGCTGGTCTGGATCGGCGTGCTGGCGCTGACGCGCATCTCCTCGCTGGCCGGGATGATTTCGGTCGTGGCCGCCGCCATTGCGGCCGCGCTGCTGGGGTACGAAGCTTATGTGCCCGCGCTCATCGTGATCGCGCTGATCATCATCTGGCTTCACCGCGCCAATATCGGGCGGCTGCTGAAGGGCGAGGAACCCAGGGTCGGATCGAAGGGGTGA
- the dprA gene encoding DNA-processing protein DprA, translating to MSELTQDEAFARIRLLRSPNVGPVSYRQLLQRFGNARAAIDALPDLAQRGGRKIAPTPTGKVEAEIAAVKAAGARYLFHDQPDYPPLLAELDSAPPIVTYRGDPSLAARPCVAMVGARNASAAAVKLARDFAHALAEEGWTVVSGLARGIDGAAHEGAFPGTIGVIASGIDIAYPPQHAALQERIASEALLIAEEPPGSEPRAQQFPKRNRIIAGMAAGTLVVEAAPKSGSLITARLAGEAGREVMAIPGSPLDARSHGCNQLIREGGVLVQTPEDVIELLSGFDGTPRSTFREASAPLWEPAEELPEAEPAELADWLTTAPVAVDELIRQSGDSAAAVQLALLELELAGRLERHAGGRVSLVQA from the coding sequence ATGAGCGAGTTGACGCAGGACGAAGCCTTTGCGCGCATTCGCCTGCTGCGTTCGCCCAATGTCGGTCCGGTGAGTTATCGCCAACTGTTGCAACGCTTTGGCAATGCCCGCGCCGCGATCGACGCGCTCCCCGATCTCGCCCAGCGGGGCGGTCGAAAGATCGCGCCGACCCCGACCGGCAAGGTTGAGGCCGAGATTGCCGCAGTGAAGGCAGCAGGTGCGCGCTATCTGTTCCACGACCAGCCCGACTATCCCCCGCTGCTGGCCGAGCTCGACAGCGCGCCGCCGATCGTCACCTATCGCGGAGATCCTTCGCTGGCCGCCAGGCCGTGCGTAGCGATGGTGGGCGCGCGCAATGCAAGCGCGGCGGCTGTCAAGCTGGCACGGGATTTCGCCCATGCCCTGGCGGAGGAAGGCTGGACCGTCGTGTCCGGCCTCGCGCGCGGGATCGACGGCGCGGCGCATGAGGGCGCCTTTCCCGGCACCATCGGCGTGATCGCAAGCGGGATCGATATCGCCTATCCGCCGCAACACGCCGCATTGCAGGAACGCATCGCCAGCGAAGCGCTGCTGATCGCCGAGGAACCGCCGGGCAGCGAGCCCCGCGCGCAGCAATTTCCCAAGCGCAACCGCATCATCGCCGGAATGGCGGCGGGCACGCTGGTGGTCGAAGCCGCGCCCAAATCGGGTTCGCTGATCACCGCGCGGCTGGCGGGCGAAGCGGGGCGCGAGGTGATGGCGATCCCGGGCAGCCCGCTCGATGCGCGCAGCCACGGCTGCAACCAGCTGATCCGCGAAGGCGGCGTGCTGGTCCAGACGCCCGAGGACGTGATCGAGCTGCTCTCCGGCTTCGACGGCACCCCGCGCAGTACGTTCCGCGAGGCCAGTGCCCCGCTCTGGGAGCCTGCCGAGGAGCTGCCCGAAGCCGAACCCGCAGAACTTGCCGACTGGCTTACCACCGCGCCCGTCGCGGTGGACGAACTCATCCGCCAATCGGGCGACAGCGCCGCCGCAGTGCAACTGGCACTGCTGGAACTGGAACTGGCCGGACGGCTGGAGCGGCACGCTGGGGGCAGGGTGAGTTTGGTTCAAGCCTAG
- a CDS encoding suppressor of fused domain protein → MDLEKVWEMREEEIYPALFGSEQRGIFTLSSELFSSTFHQQEVDPRWLSMGVIEFAPTTERASWVYVTSGMSNPWFQEPSEYDPEGESGYGVEFTFSVAAQGDWAINTLANMLAYNLLLNAGVYPGCDHIGLHDRLPLNAPIDGNQSCEIKNLILTECEDIPRKFGLPSGEVILVGFTGITDSEVAYAKSHSSDALIDKLRDAGAHPVTDPRRRPVI, encoded by the coding sequence ATGGATCTCGAAAAAGTCTGGGAAATGCGAGAGGAAGAGATTTATCCGGCGCTGTTCGGATCGGAACAGAGAGGGATATTCACTCTCAGCTCAGAACTGTTTTCAAGCACGTTCCATCAACAAGAAGTTGATCCGCGATGGCTATCTATGGGTGTGATCGAATTCGCTCCAACCACAGAGCGCGCCTCATGGGTTTACGTGACCTCGGGTATGTCAAACCCATGGTTTCAAGAGCCTTCCGAATATGATCCTGAGGGTGAATCTGGATACGGAGTTGAGTTTACGTTTTCCGTCGCGGCGCAGGGCGATTGGGCCATAAATACGCTCGCCAACATGTTGGCATATAACCTATTGCTCAACGCCGGGGTCTATCCAGGTTGCGATCACATTGGATTGCATGACCGGCTACCTTTAAATGCTCCTATCGACGGTAATCAGAGTTGCGAGATCAAGAATCTAATCCTCACAGAATGCGAAGACATTCCGCGAAAATTTGGTCTTCCGTCGGGCGAGGTCATTTTAGTTGGCTTTACAGGAATCACAGATTCTGAGGTTGCGTATGCAAAGTCGCATAGCTCAGACGCGTTGATCGATAAGTTGCGAGACGCTGGTGCGCATCCCGTTACTGACCCTCGTCGCCGCCCGGTGATTTAA
- the topA gene encoding type I DNA topoisomerase, translating to MQLVIVESPAKAKTIEKYLGKDFKVLASYGHVRDLPPKDGSVRPDEDFEMDWEVYSDQRNRAQVKAIADAAKKADRLILATDPDREGEAISWHVLDLLKKRKALPADVERVTFNAITKQAVTSAMEKPRQLDQDLIDAYFGRRALDYLFGFTLSPVLWRKLPGAKSAGRVQSVALRLIVDREREIEAFKSDEYWSIVAKMEQDGTGFDARLVKFDGEKLEKLTLGNEGSAAKAKAAVEENEFRVVGVDTKPMQRSPAPPFTTSTLQQEAARKLGFSASHTMRLAQSLYEAGAITYMRTDGVSMEGSAIASARKAITRRYDGHYLPEKPRQYKTKAKNAQEAHEAIRPTDFIKEKAGRGDEEKLYKLIWTRALASQMASARLERTTVHMEEATGRHGLRATGQVVKFPGFLALYEEGIDKRGDEEDEDGLLPFLREGDTPAKRAVEANQHFTQPPPRFSEASLVKRLEELGIGRPSTYASTIQTLRDRDYVRMEKNRFHAEESGRLLTAFLERFFTRYVAFDFTAGMEDELDEVSGGRAEWKKVLEAFWRDFKPKSDEVMERKPSEVTEVLDTFLEDYLFPPKADGTDPRLCPRCGDGRLALRGGKYGAFVACSNYPECKFTRRFAQPGADGEDPAEDTIMGKDPETGLDVERKSGRFGPYVQLGEGKEAKRASIPKDLDDFDLEWALKLLALPRIVGEHPETGEEIEAAIGRYGPYLRHDGKYAKLQSTRDVFDTGMNAAVTLLAEAANRKGGGRAKAEPIKTFGKHPVSEAEMKVLPGRYGPYVTDGTTNATIPRDMKPEDVTEEDAIRLIDERVAKGPAKKKGKKKAPAKKKAAPKKKAPAKKKAAAKKPAAKKSAEKSSDPA from the coding sequence ATGCAACTCGTTATCGTCGAATCGCCGGCCAAGGCGAAGACCATCGAAAAATACCTCGGCAAGGACTTCAAGGTTCTCGCCTCCTACGGCCATGTGCGCGATCTGCCGCCCAAGGATGGCAGCGTGCGCCCGGACGAGGATTTCGAGATGGACTGGGAAGTCTATTCGGATCAGCGAAACCGCGCCCAGGTGAAGGCCATCGCCGATGCGGCCAAGAAGGCCGACCGCCTGATCCTCGCAACCGACCCCGATCGCGAGGGGGAGGCGATCAGCTGGCACGTGCTCGATCTGCTGAAGAAGCGGAAGGCCCTCCCTGCCGATGTCGAGCGGGTGACCTTCAACGCGATCACCAAGCAGGCGGTGACGAGCGCGATGGAGAAGCCGCGCCAGCTCGACCAGGATCTGATCGACGCCTATTTCGGGCGCCGTGCGCTCGATTACCTGTTCGGCTTCACGCTTTCGCCGGTGCTGTGGCGCAAGCTGCCCGGTGCGAAATCGGCGGGGCGCGTGCAGTCCGTCGCGCTGCGTTTGATTGTCGATCGCGAGCGCGAGATCGAAGCGTTCAAGTCGGACGAATACTGGTCGATCGTCGCCAAGATGGAGCAGGACGGTACCGGCTTCGATGCGCGGCTGGTCAAGTTCGATGGTGAGAAGCTGGAAAAGCTCACGCTCGGCAATGAAGGCTCGGCCGCCAAGGCCAAGGCCGCGGTCGAGGAAAACGAGTTCCGCGTCGTCGGCGTCGATACCAAACCGATGCAGCGCAGCCCCGCGCCGCCGTTCACCACCTCGACGCTGCAGCAGGAAGCGGCGCGCAAGCTAGGCTTCTCGGCCAGCCACACGATGCGGCTTGCGCAGTCGCTCTACGAGGCCGGCGCGATCACTTACATGCGTACCGATGGTGTCTCGATGGAAGGCAGCGCAATCGCTTCGGCACGCAAGGCCATCACGCGCCGCTATGACGGGCATTACCTCCCGGAAAAACCGCGCCAGTACAAAACCAAGGCCAAGAATGCTCAGGAAGCGCACGAAGCGATCCGGCCGACCGATTTCATCAAGGAAAAGGCCGGGCGCGGCGACGAGGAGAAGCTCTACAAGCTGATCTGGACCCGCGCTCTGGCTAGCCAGATGGCCTCGGCGCGGCTCGAGCGCACGACTGTACACATGGAAGAGGCGACCGGCCGCCACGGCCTGCGTGCCACCGGCCAGGTCGTGAAATTCCCCGGCTTCCTCGCGCTCTACGAAGAAGGCATCGACAAGCGCGGCGACGAAGAGGACGAGGACGGCCTGCTGCCCTTCCTGCGCGAAGGCGATACGCCCGCCAAGCGCGCGGTCGAGGCCAATCAGCACTTTACCCAGCCACCGCCGCGCTTCTCTGAAGCCTCGCTGGTCAAGCGGCTTGAGGAACTCGGCATCGGGCGTCCCTCGACCTATGCTTCGACCATCCAGACCCTGCGCGATCGCGACTATGTGCGGATGGAGAAAAATCGTTTCCACGCAGAGGAATCGGGGCGTCTTTTGACGGCGTTTCTCGAACGGTTCTTTACCCGCTATGTCGCGTTTGATTTCACCGCAGGGATGGAAGACGAGCTCGACGAGGTTTCCGGTGGCCGCGCCGAATGGAAGAAGGTGCTCGAAGCCTTCTGGCGCGACTTCAAGCCGAAGAGCGACGAGGTGATGGAGCGCAAGCCTTCGGAAGTCACCGAAGTGCTCGACACCTTCCTTGAGGATTACCTTTTCCCGCCCAAGGCCGACGGCACCGATCCGCGCCTTTGTCCGCGCTGCGGCGACGGGCGGCTGGCGCTGCGTGGGGGCAAGTATGGTGCCTTCGTCGCCTGCTCGAACTACCCCGAATGCAAGTTCACCCGCCGTTTCGCCCAGCCTGGCGCCGATGGGGAGGATCCGGCCGAAGACACAATCATGGGCAAGGACCCCGAGACCGGTCTCGACGTCGAGCGCAAGTCGGGCCGCTTCGGTCCCTATGTGCAGTTGGGCGAGGGCAAGGAGGCCAAGCGCGCCTCGATCCCCAAGGACCTCGACGACTTCGATCTCGAATGGGCGCTCAAGCTGTTGGCACTCCCGCGCATCGTTGGTGAGCATCCCGAGACGGGCGAGGAAATCGAAGCAGCGATAGGACGTTACGGTCCCTATCTCAGGCACGATGGAAAGTACGCGAAGCTGCAATCGACCCGCGATGTCTTCGACACCGGCATGAATGCGGCGGTCACGCTGCTGGCCGAAGCCGCCAATCGCAAGGGTGGAGGCCGCGCCAAGGCCGAGCCGATCAAGACTTTCGGTAAACACCCGGTGAGCGAAGCCGAGATGAAGGTGCTGCCCGGCCGCTACGGCCCCTATGTCACCGACGGCACGACCAACGCCACGATCCCGCGCGACATGAAGCCCGAGGACGTGACCGAGGAAGACGCCATCCGCCTGATCGACGAACGCGTTGCCAAGGGGCCGGCGAAGAAGAAGGGAAAGAAGAAGGCGCCTGCCAAGAAGAAGGCTGCGCCCAAGAAAAAGGCACCGGCCAAGAAGAAAGCTGCGGCCAAGAAACCCGCGGCGAAGAAATCCGCCGAAAAATCATCGGACCCGGCATGA
- the era gene encoding GTPase Era, whose translation MADKQTQCGVVAVIGAPNAGKSTLVNQLVGQKVAITSPKAQTTRARMMGIALHDSAQIILVDTPGIFAPRRKLDRAMVTAAWEGAEAADAVLLLVDPIKQRRHELMPLIEALAKRPERKILVLNKVDKAVKEPLLALAQELVDQIDFAEVFFVSALTGDGVPELKAELAKAMPESPWHYPEDQVSDASERLLAAEVTREQLYKQLREELPYDSAVRPESYTERDDGSVEIHQQIVVARDNQRAIVLGKGGSMIKSIGQAAREELSEMLGRKVHLFLHVKTEEGWDEDREFYEAMGLEMPR comes from the coding sequence ATGGCTGACAAACAAACCCAATGCGGCGTGGTCGCCGTGATCGGCGCCCCGAATGCCGGCAAGTCCACCCTGGTCAACCAGCTGGTCGGCCAGAAGGTCGCGATCACCTCGCCCAAAGCGCAGACGACCCGTGCCCGGATGATGGGGATCGCGCTGCATGACAGCGCGCAGATCATCCTCGTCGACACCCCGGGCATCTTCGCGCCGCGCCGCAAGCTCGACCGCGCGATGGTCACCGCCGCCTGGGAAGGCGCCGAGGCGGCCGATGCAGTGCTGCTACTGGTCGATCCGATCAAGCAGCGCCGACACGAGTTGATGCCGCTGATCGAAGCGCTGGCCAAACGGCCCGAGCGCAAGATCCTGGTGCTGAACAAGGTCGACAAGGCGGTGAAGGAGCCGCTGCTGGCGCTGGCGCAGGAGCTGGTCGATCAGATCGACTTCGCCGAAGTGTTCTTCGTCTCGGCGCTTACCGGCGACGGCGTGCCCGAATTGAAGGCCGAGCTCGCCAAGGCGATGCCCGAAAGCCCGTGGCACTATCCTGAAGACCAGGTGTCCGATGCGAGCGAGCGCCTGCTGGCTGCCGAAGTGACGCGCGAACAGCTCTACAAGCAGCTGCGCGAAGAACTGCCCTATGACAGCGCGGTGCGGCCCGAGAGCTATACCGAGCGCGACGATGGCAGCGTGGAAATCCACCAGCAGATCGTCGTCGCCCGCGACAACCAGCGCGCCATCGTGCTCGGCAAGGGCGGATCGATGATCAAATCGATCGGCCAGGCCGCGCGCGAGGAATTGAGCGAGATGCTCGGCCGCAAGGTCCACCTCTTCCTGCACGTGAAAACCGAGGAAGGCTGGGACGAGGATCGCGAGTTCTACGAAGCGATGGGACTGGAAATGCCGCGCTAG
- the rnc gene encoding ribonuclease III: protein MVHGRAVGPDRRRSLTRPALSDDTRAFLIALVGRDLGDEGVWLDALTHGSTGEKRDYQRLEFLGDRVLGLAIAQWLYTHDNQAEGKLAQRLAALVSRDTCAEVARASGLPAHVRLGKQARDDGGTDSTNILGDVMESVIGAAFMTGDFENAAAMVEQLWSDTLSGRMGRSKHPKSALQEWAAGNNRRPPRYSVIDTSGPDHSRHFTVRVEIEKVGAVEASGSSKQDAETEAARKFIETYG, encoded by the coding sequence ATGGTTCACGGCCGCGCGGTGGGACCGGATCGGAGACGGTCTCTGACCCGCCCTGCCCTCTCCGACGACACCCGCGCGTTTCTGATCGCACTGGTCGGTCGCGACCTCGGCGACGAAGGCGTCTGGCTCGACGCGCTGACGCATGGTTCGACCGGCGAGAAGCGCGATTACCAGCGGCTCGAATTCCTCGGCGACCGCGTGCTCGGCCTCGCGATCGCGCAATGGCTCTACACGCATGACAACCAGGCCGAAGGCAAGCTTGCGCAGCGCTTGGCAGCGCTGGTCAGCCGCGATACCTGCGCCGAAGTCGCCCGTGCTAGCGGGCTTCCCGCGCATGTCCGGCTCGGCAAGCAGGCGCGCGACGATGGCGGCACCGACAGCACCAACATCCTCGGCGATGTGATGGAATCGGTGATCGGCGCAGCCTTCATGACGGGCGATTTCGAAAACGCCGCCGCAATGGTCGAGCAATTGTGGTCAGATACGCTGTCGGGGCGTATGGGCCGTTCCAAGCATCCCAAGAGCGCGCTGCAGGAATGGGCCGCTGGCAATAATCGCCGCCCGCCGCGCTACAGCGTGATCGACACCTCCGGGCCCGACCATTCGCGCCATTTCACCGTGCGGGTCGAAATCGAAAAGGTCGGCGCGGTCGAGGCCAGCGGATCGAGCAAACAGGACGCCGAAACCGAAGCGGCAAGGAAATTCATCGAAACCTATGGCTGA
- the lepB gene encoding signal peptidase I, which yields MTDTAAPPAEKPENESTDAPAKKEKKEENIFVFILKLFVIVFIFRSFIFASHSIPSESMLPKLWNGDYLAASKWSYGYTRYSLLFEPPVGDWRIFGSEPERGDVAVFKHPVSHEDYIKRVIGLPGDQIQMKEGVLYINGTAVKREKVADFIEPQSENTTCAAQRFRTVSDDGTPVCRYEQYRETLPNDVSYNTLDFGLGQYDNTPVYVVPEGNLFMMGDNRDNSLDSRAPAVAGGGVGYVPMNLLLGKAQMRIWSSDGSASTFLPWTWFTAARWDRIGDGL from the coding sequence ATGACCGACACCGCCGCCCCGCCTGCCGAAAAGCCGGAAAACGAGAGCACCGACGCGCCCGCCAAGAAGGAGAAGAAGGAAGAGAATATCTTCGTCTTCATCCTCAAGCTGTTCGTGATCGTGTTCATCTTCCGCAGCTTCATCTTCGCCTCGCATTCGATCCCCAGCGAATCCATGCTGCCCAAGCTGTGGAACGGCGATTACCTCGCGGCGAGCAAGTGGTCCTACGGCTACACCCGCTATTCGCTGCTGTTCGAACCTCCGGTGGGCGATTGGCGCATCTTCGGCAGCGAGCCCGAGCGCGGCGACGTCGCCGTATTCAAACACCCGGTCAGTCACGAGGACTACATCAAGCGGGTGATCGGATTGCCCGGCGACCAGATCCAGATGAAAGAGGGCGTCCTCTACATCAACGGCACCGCGGTGAAGCGCGAGAAGGTCGCCGATTTCATCGAGCCGCAGTCTGAAAACACGACCTGCGCCGCCCAGCGTTTCCGCACCGTGTCGGACGACGGAACGCCGGTCTGCCGCTACGAGCAATACCGCGAGACGCTGCCCAATGACGTCTCCTACAACACGCTCGATTTCGGCTTGGGCCAGTATGATAATACGCCGGTCTACGTCGTGCCCGAAGGAAACCTGTTCATGATGGGCGACAATCGCGACAATTCGCTCGATAGCCGCGCACCCGCGGTGGCCGGCGGCGGGGTCGGCTATGTGCCGATGAACCTGCTGCTCGGCAAAGCGCAGATGCGGATCTGGTCGAGCGATGGCAGCGCAAGCACCTTCCTTCCGTGGACATGGTTCACGGCCGCGCGGTGGGACCGGATCGGAGACGGTCTCTGA
- the pgi gene encoding glucose-6-phosphate isomerase, protein MTDPQAIWKELTLLEKPTLAALFEDQARVDEWSRALDLPGGTIRFDWSKTHLDDAHGEAFAKLAGAMDFAEKRRALFAGEIVNQTEDRAAEHTAERGHGDDEAVALADALHMRMRGLVEAIHGGAFGEVRHLIHVGIGGSALGPALALDALARDDAKVDVHVVSNVDGNALKAAFAACDPETTMLAVASKTFTTIETMTNAQSTLDWMLEGGIADPEGRVVALTANPGKAVDWGVDETRILPFSETVGGRYSLWSSIGFPVAIALGWEGFAAMLDGAGAMDAHFRESEGLANLPLRAAFADLYYTHLRGCQTRAVFAYDERLALLPDYLQQLEMESNGKSVTVNGEPVHGPTAPITWGGTGTDAQHAVFQLLHQGTHLVPVDFIAAIEPGHDLDPAHHEILLMNCFAQGAALMAGKKSEDGARNYPGDRPSATILCDALNPATLGVLIAFHEHRTFANAVLLGINPFDQFGVELGKQLARAMEEDEGEFDASTQALLNAAGLG, encoded by the coding sequence GTGACCGATCCGCAAGCCATCTGGAAAGAACTGACCCTTCTCGAAAAGCCGACCCTTGCGGCGCTGTTCGAGGATCAAGCGAGGGTGGACGAATGGTCCCGCGCGCTCGACCTGCCGGGGGGAACGATCCGCTTCGACTGGTCCAAAACCCATCTCGACGATGCGCATGGCGAGGCTTTTGCCAAGCTGGCCGGTGCGATGGACTTCGCCGAAAAGCGCCGCGCGCTGTTTGCAGGCGAAATTGTCAATCAGACGGAGGATCGGGCCGCCGAACACACCGCCGAACGCGGTCATGGCGACGATGAGGCGGTGGCGCTCGCCGATGCGCTCCACATGCGGATGCGCGGCCTGGTCGAGGCGATCCATGGCGGCGCCTTCGGCGAGGTCCGGCACCTGATCCATGTCGGGATCGGCGGTTCGGCACTCGGCCCGGCGCTGGCGCTCGATGCGCTGGCAAGGGACGATGCCAAGGTCGACGTCCACGTCGTTTCCAACGTCGATGGCAATGCGCTGAAGGCGGCGTTCGCCGCCTGCGACCCGGAAACGACCATGCTCGCGGTCGCGTCGAAGACGTTCACCACGATCGAGACGATGACCAACGCGCAGTCGACGCTCGACTGGATGCTGGAAGGTGGCATTGCCGATCCCGAGGGCCGCGTGGTCGCGCTCACCGCCAATCCCGGGAAGGCGGTCGATTGGGGTGTCGACGAAACGCGCATCCTGCCGTTCAGCGAGACCGTGGGCGGGCGCTATTCGCTGTGGAGCTCAATCGGCTTCCCGGTCGCGATCGCACTGGGCTGGGAAGGCTTTGCCGCGATGCTCGACGGGGCGGGCGCGATGGACGCGCATTTCCGCGAGAGCGAGGGCCTTGCGAACCTGCCGCTGCGCGCTGCCTTTGCCGATCTCTATTACACCCATCTGCGTGGTTGCCAGACCCGGGCGGTGTTCGCCTATGACGAACGGCTGGCGCTGCTGCCCGATTATCTCCAGCAGCTCGAAATGGAGAGCAACGGCAAGAGCGTGACCGTCAATGGCGAGCCCGTCCACGGCCCCACCGCGCCGATCACCTGGGGCGGCACCGGCACCGACGCGCAGCACGCGGTGTTCCAGCTCCTGCACCAAGGCACGCATCTGGTGCCGGTCGATTTCATCGCGGCCATCGAACCCGGCCACGATCTCGACCCCGCGCATCACGAGATCCTGCTGATGAACTGCTTCGCCCAGGGCGCCGCGCTGATGGCGGGCAAGAAGAGCGAGGATGGCGCCAGGAACTACCCCGGCGACCGCCCCAGCGCGACGATCCTGTGCGACGCGCTCAACCCTGCGACGTTGGGCGTGCTGATCGCGTTCCACGAACACCGCACCTTCGCGAACGCGGTGCTGCTGGGCATCAATCCCTTTGACCAGTTCGGTGTCGAGCTGGGCAAGCAGCTCGCCCGCGCGATGGAAGAGGACGAGGGGGAATTCGACGCGAGCACGCAGGCGCTGCTGAATGCGGCGGGGTTGGGGTGA